The Paenibacillus amylolyticus genome contains the following window.
CCAAACTAAACATTAGCAATCCGCTGGCGATCTATCCGGTACCCGGTGGCAAAATGGACTTAAACGGTGTCTCCAGGCAGCTGGATAATGCAGCATTGAATGATATTGATGTTCATATCGATATTGCACGTTCATCGGATACGTTGATTGACAGCGCCGAAACAAGAGCCGCTTCCCAAGGATACGAGCTACTTGTCACACCGGTTGATCTGGACCTCACCTTCTCAAAAGATGGACAAACGGTTCGATCCGGTCAACTGAACGGCTATGCACCGAAGTATATTGCATTGCCGGAAGGGATCGATCCGAACCGGATTACGACAGGCGTGATCATCAACCCGGACGGCAGTATATTCCATGTACCGACGGTTGTTACCAAAGTCGATAGCCGTTACTACGCGCTCATTAATGACTTGCGTAGCAGCGGAAGTTATTCAGTTATCTGGAATCCGCAAGATTTCGAAGATGCCAGATCCCATTGGGGCAAAATGGATGTGAACAACATCGCTGCGAGATTAGATCTGAAAGGTAACGGAGATAACACGTTCTCCCCGAACCGTCAGGTTACTCGTTCCGAATTTGCCGAGATTGTTGTACTTGGACTGGGCTTAATGCGTCAGGACGCACCACAGAATCTATTCCCTGACGTTAACGATTCGGCGTGGTTCCGCAATGCGGTAGCTCTTGCGAATGAATTCGGTATCGTTCGCGGATACGATAATGGGAACTTCTACGGCAATCAGGAAATCACACGTGAGCAAGGGTTTGCCAGGGTTGCTCGTGCCTATCGTCTGATTGAACCGGATGCGGCAATCAGCCCGGATCAGATGAACGCTGAACTGGAACGTTACAGCGACGCTGCGGATGTATCGAATTGGGCAAAGAAGATGTATCCCAGTTGATCGCCGCGGGGATCATCCAAGGGAATGGACCAGAGGTTCTGAGTCCGAAGACCACGATGACCCGTGCTGAGGTTACTGCATTGATTGCAAGAATGTTGAAAGTAACCAACTTGATTGATAAGTAAACACATCGATAAGGAAAAGCCTTTGCTGACATTGGGGGTCGGCAAAGGCTTTTTCTATTTCATTAAACTCATGCTATTTATGTCGTAATACTTTCGCCCTGTTGGTAGATCGTGGAATCTGAGATGATGGGTTCACCAGAGGTTCGGATGACGAACTTCGAACCGCTGGCCTTCAGGCTATTGCGATCCTTCCTTCTACAATCATTGGAGATATCATAGGGTCGCAGCTCTCCTGAAGATCTCATTATCAGAGAGGAGGTGTCCAGGCTATCACATTCCTTCCTTCTAACCCTAACCTTTCATGTTATATAGGGATGTGGCTTTCCTGGACTCTTTTATCATGAACAATACAATCTATTTGCGCAGAGCGAACAAACTCATCATTGAACCCAACGAAGGGAAGCAACAGTTACCAAAGACACACCTGGCGACTGCCCTCAAAAATATAGAAGCACTTGGATACACCTTCTCAGATGAGTTAATGCAGGCGATGTTGCAGCTGTCCAAGGAACAATTCGAAGCAGTATATCATCAACTTGTGGCTGATCTGAGAGTTATGGTCGGCGCGCATGTGCAGTACACACCGATGTATGCAGGATTCCCGATGCAAGTGATGCAGGCAGATGAAGCGGAGTTATACCTTAATGCAATGATTCATTATC
Protein-coding sequences here:
- a CDS encoding S-layer homology domain-containing protein, producing the protein MGKEDVSQLIAAGIIQGNGPEVLSPKTTMTRAEVTALIARMLKVTNLIDK